In one window of Paraflavitalea soli DNA:
- the rfbB gene encoding dTDP-glucose 4,6-dehydratase, whose translation MANYTKTFMITGGAGFIGSHVVRLFVNNYPQYRIVNLDALTYAGNLENLEDVKDKPNYIFEKGDINDEKRITELFEQYKFDGIIHLAAESHVDRSIIDPLAFVRTNVLGTVTLLNICRQYWKGDMGGKLFYHVSTDEVYGSLGETGFFTEETPYDPRSPYSASKASSDHFVMAYHHTYGLPVIMSNCSNNYGSHHFPEKLIPLMINNIKNNKPLPVYGKGENVRDWLYVEDHARAIDTIFHKGKAGEKYNIGGFNEWKNIDLVHLLCNIMDKKLGRAAGESAKLITYVTDRPGHDLRYAIDASKLNKELGWTPSLQFEEGLEKTVDWYLQHEDWIKHVTSGDYQHYYTEQYAKR comes from the coding sequence ATGGCTAATTATACTAAAACCTTTATGATCACAGGCGGCGCCGGTTTTATCGGCTCGCATGTGGTACGGTTGTTTGTAAACAACTACCCTCAATACCGTATTGTAAACCTGGATGCCCTTACTTATGCAGGCAACCTGGAAAACCTGGAAGATGTAAAGGATAAACCCAATTACATTTTTGAAAAGGGGGATATTAATGATGAGAAAAGGATCACTGAGTTATTTGAACAATATAAGTTCGATGGCATCATCCACCTGGCTGCTGAAAGCCATGTGGACCGTTCCATTATAGACCCGCTGGCTTTTGTGCGTACCAATGTACTGGGTACGGTAACGCTGCTGAATATCTGCAGGCAGTACTGGAAAGGGGATATGGGCGGTAAATTGTTTTACCATGTATCTACCGATGAAGTGTATGGTTCATTGGGTGAAACCGGTTTCTTTACTGAAGAAACTCCTTATGACCCCCGCTCGCCTTATTCAGCGTCTAAAGCTTCTTCCGACCATTTTGTAATGGCGTATCATCATACTTATGGATTGCCGGTGATCATGAGCAATTGTTCCAATAATTACGGCTCACACCATTTTCCTGAGAAGCTGATACCGCTCATGATCAACAATATCAAGAACAACAAGCCATTGCCGGTATATGGTAAAGGAGAGAATGTGCGTGACTGGTTGTATGTAGAAGACCATGCCCGCGCTATCGACACCATTTTCCACAAGGGTAAGGCAGGTGAGAAATACAATATCGGCGGCTTTAATGAATGGAAAAATATTGACCTGGTACATCTGCTGTGCAATATCATGGATAAGAAACTGGGCCGTGCTGCAGGTGAGTCGGCCAAACTGATCACTTATGTAACAGACAGGCCAGGACACGATCTGCGTTATGCCATTGATGCCAGTAAACTGAACAAAGAGCTGGGTTGGACACCTTCCCTGCAATTTGAAGAAGGACTGGAAAAAACGGTAGATTGGTACCTGCAACATGAAGATTGGATAAAACATGTTACTTCCGGGGATTACCAGCATTACTATACTGAGCAATACGCAAAAAGATAA
- a CDS encoding glycosyltransferase, whose amino-acid sequence MNRHCDIICFTLSRWDSTISSPALALAIEFAKNNRVFYVEHPFSWKDYAGMRNTAQIQSRKPALLKGKDIYTNPPSLPSNITVVTPRLTIPVNFLPPGALYNSLAKMNDKIVLKVIRQLIKDYQVKDFIYVNFFDPYFVRSLPADIKPVYSIYQSMDDISQVAYSNRHGSQLEEEIIRNFDFTLCTSKELTRLKSAFSPNTYFHPNAADIDIFKKAAVEILPKPVELQPIKKPIIGYTGSIEYRSDFELLKKIAEHHQDKILFLVGPIQGEEHKEVGLNKMPNVVFAGPRKITELPNYLQYFDCVIIPFKKNTLTKSIYPLKINEYLAAGKPIIATHFSEDIYTFREVAYVVDSHEEFLQTIDKAIAENNEARKQARMQVAATNTWTARVEQFWQILEKGKKG is encoded by the coding sequence ATGAACAGACATTGCGATATAATCTGCTTTACCTTATCAAGATGGGACTCCACCATCTCGTCTCCGGCGCTGGCGCTGGCCATCGAGTTTGCCAAGAACAACCGGGTATTTTATGTGGAACATCCTTTCTCCTGGAAAGATTATGCAGGCATGCGCAATACGGCACAAATACAATCCCGTAAACCCGCTTTGCTGAAAGGCAAGGATATCTATACCAATCCGCCTTCCCTGCCTTCTAATATTACCGTAGTAACGCCCAGGCTTACCATTCCGGTCAACTTTCTGCCGCCAGGCGCTTTGTACAATAGCCTGGCTAAGATGAATGATAAGATCGTACTGAAAGTGATCCGGCAGCTCATCAAAGACTACCAGGTAAAGGATTTTATCTATGTGAACTTCTTTGATCCTTATTTTGTACGCAGCCTGCCGGCTGATATAAAACCTGTATATAGCATTTACCAGTCGATGGACGATATTTCCCAGGTTGCCTACTCCAACCGGCACGGTTCCCAACTGGAAGAAGAGATCATCCGCAATTTTGACTTTACATTATGTACCTCCAAAGAGCTCACCAGGCTGAAGAGTGCATTCTCACCCAATACTTATTTCCATCCTAACGCAGCCGACATTGATATCTTTAAGAAGGCTGCTGTTGAAATCCTGCCTAAGCCCGTAGAGTTGCAGCCTATTAAAAAGCCAATTATTGGTTATACCGGCAGCATTGAATATCGCTCTGACTTTGAATTGCTGAAGAAGATCGCAGAGCACCATCAAGACAAAATACTATTCCTGGTTGGTCCTATTCAGGGAGAAGAACACAAAGAAGTTGGCCTCAATAAAATGCCCAATGTGGTCTTTGCCGGGCCACGTAAGATTACAGAACTGCCCAATTACTTACAGTACTTTGATTGTGTGATCATTCCTTTCAAAAAGAATACACTTACCAAAAGCATTTATCCCCTCAAGATCAATGAATACCTGGCAGCCGGCAAGCCAATCATTGCTACCCACTTTTCAGAAGATATTTATACCTTCCGGGAAGTAGCCTATGTGGTAGACAGCCATGAGGAATTTCTGCAAACTATTGATAAGGCGATAGCAGAAAACAACGAAGCGCGCAAGCAGGCCCGTATGCAGGTGGCAGCCACCAATACCTGGACGGCCAGGGTGGAACAATTCTGGCAAATACTGGAGAAAGGGAAGAAGGGTTAA
- a CDS encoding nucleotide sugar dehydrogenase: MYQELVDQKARLAVIGLGYVGLPIALEFARKISVIGFDINAKRVELMQQGIDPSKEVTAEEFKGTNIVFTDSLEALKQANFFIVAVPTPVDKYNVPDLKPLLSASETVGKVLKKGDYVVYESTTYPGCTEEDCLPVLEKVSGLKMGVDFKLGYSPERINPGDKKHTLRTVVKVVSGSDQEALDEIARTYELVVDAGVHRASTIKVAEASKIVENTQRDLNIALMNELSLIFDRMGVNTYEVIEAAGSKWNFLRFQPGLVGGHCIGVDPYYLTYKAASLGYESKVITASRYINDDMAKYVARKIITHVLRNSNDPKVLVKGVTFKENVSDIRNSKIVDTVKELLAFNIQVDVEDPYAENEEVYEEYGLHLVKTPARDYDAVIVTVPHKPYTTLSDADFAAMTREHALIADLKGIYKHTITSRKYWSL, from the coding sequence ATGTACCAGGAATTAGTTGATCAGAAAGCAAGGTTAGCTGTTATTGGTTTGGGCTATGTGGGCCTGCCGATAGCATTGGAGTTTGCCCGCAAAATTTCCGTCATCGGTTTTGATATCAATGCAAAACGGGTGGAGTTGATGCAACAGGGCATAGATCCCAGTAAGGAAGTGACTGCCGAAGAGTTTAAGGGTACGAATATTGTTTTTACCGATAGCCTGGAAGCATTGAAGCAGGCCAATTTCTTTATAGTGGCCGTACCTACGCCGGTAGACAAGTACAATGTACCCGACCTGAAACCCTTGCTCAGTGCCTCTGAAACGGTGGGCAAGGTGTTGAAGAAAGGCGATTATGTGGTGTATGAATCCACCACCTATCCGGGCTGTACGGAAGAGGATTGTTTGCCTGTGCTGGAGAAGGTCTCCGGCTTAAAAATGGGTGTTGATTTCAAGCTGGGCTATTCACCCGAACGTATTAACCCGGGAGATAAGAAACATACCCTGCGTACTGTGGTCAAAGTGGTGTCAGGCAGTGACCAGGAAGCCCTGGATGAAATAGCCAGGACCTATGAACTGGTAGTAGATGCAGGCGTACACCGCGCTTCTACCATTAAGGTAGCCGAGGCTTCCAAGATCGTAGAAAATACGCAGCGCGACCTGAACATTGCGCTGATGAATGAGTTGTCGCTGATCTTCGATCGCATGGGTGTCAATACTTATGAGGTGATTGAAGCGGCAGGCTCCAAATGGAATTTCCTGCGTTTTCAACCGGGTCTGGTAGGCGGGCATTGTATTGGCGTAGATCCTTATTACCTCACGTACAAAGCAGCTTCTCTGGGCTATGAGTCGAAAGTGATCACGGCCAGCCGGTATATCAACGATGACATGGCCAAATATGTGGCGCGCAAGATCATTACCCACGTATTGCGTAATTCCAATGATCCTAAAGTACTGGTGAAAGGGGTTACCTTCAAAGAGAATGTGAGCGATATCCGCAATTCAAAAATAGTAGATACGGTAAAGGAATTGCTGGCTTTCAATATCCAGGTAGATGTGGAAGATCCTTATGCAGAAAATGAAGAAGTGTATGAAGAATATGGATTGCATTTGGTGAAAACGCCTGCCAGGGATTATGATGCAGTGATCGTTACTGTTCCGCATAAACCTTATACCACCCTGAGCGATGCTGATTTTGCAGCCATGACAAGGGAACACGCATTGATTGCCGATCTGAAAGGAATCTATAAACATACCATCACGAGCAGAAAATACTGGAGTTTATAA
- the rfbC gene encoding dTDP-4-dehydrorhamnose 3,5-epimerase, whose amino-acid sequence MPFTETGFSGLMIFDPLVFEDSRGYFYESYNEKTYAQQGITTRFVQDNQSCSSYGVIRGLHYQLDPHAQTKLVRVLSGVILDVAVDIRKGSPTYGKVYAVELSAANRRQLYIPQGFAHGFSVLSETAEVLYKCDSFYNKESEGGIIYNDPALQIDWKIAPDKAIVSDKDIKLPGLAECKNNFVFEG is encoded by the coding sequence ATGCCTTTTACCGAGACAGGATTTTCGGGGTTAATGATCTTTGATCCCCTTGTATTTGAAGATAGCCGTGGATATTTCTATGAATCTTATAACGAGAAAACCTATGCCCAACAGGGAATAACTACCCGGTTTGTGCAAGACAATCAGTCCTGTTCCAGCTATGGTGTGATCAGGGGATTGCATTATCAGCTGGACCCGCATGCACAAACCAAACTGGTACGTGTGCTGAGTGGTGTAATACTGGATGTGGCGGTAGACATCCGCAAAGGTTCTCCCACATATGGTAAAGTTTATGCAGTAGAATTATCAGCCGCAAACAGAAGGCAGTTATACATACCACAGGGTTTTGCCCATGGATTTTCTGTGTTGAGTGAAACGGCCGAGGTATTGTATAAGTGCGATTCCTTCTACAACAAGGAAAGTGAAGGAGGGATCATTTACAATGATCCGGCCTTGCAGATAGATTGGAAAATAGCGCCGGATAAGGCCATTGTATCTGATAAGGATATCAAACTGCCCGGGCTGGCTGAGTGTAAAAACAATTTTGTGTTTGAAGGTTAA
- the rfbD gene encoding dTDP-4-dehydrorhamnose reductase, with product MAKPTILVTGANGQVGMSLRTLSAAYPAFDFVFLTKDELPIHRFELVSQYFDVVRPAYCINAAAYTAVDKAETDKETAFLVNGDAVGVLASACARYGTKFIHISTDYVFDGTSPEPYKEDTRTNPVNVYGVSKLRGEALCLLYNADAMIIRTAWVYSEHGNNFVKTMLRLMKERPAINVVSDQVGAPTYAEDLAKAMLEIVSRGSGGGSQESGATTQGSVPGTQNTQLQWTPGIYHYSNQGRISWYDFAVAIKELTGSACSVNPIPTVQYPTPAKRPSFSLLDTHKIQTTYQLAIPAWKDSLQRCLQRLQ from the coding sequence ATGGCAAAGCCTACAATATTGGTTACGGGTGCTAATGGACAGGTGGGTATGTCACTCAGGACTTTATCTGCCGCTTATCCTGCCTTCGACTTTGTTTTTCTTACAAAAGATGAGCTGCCCATACACCGGTTTGAACTGGTAAGCCAGTATTTTGATGTAGTAAGGCCGGCTTATTGTATCAATGCAGCAGCCTATACTGCTGTAGATAAAGCGGAGACGGATAAGGAAACCGCTTTCCTGGTCAATGGAGATGCGGTAGGCGTGCTGGCATCAGCTTGCGCCAGGTATGGCACTAAATTCATCCACATCTCTACCGATTACGTTTTTGACGGTACTTCACCGGAACCTTATAAAGAAGACACCCGTACGAACCCTGTTAATGTTTACGGGGTTTCCAAGTTGCGGGGAGAAGCGCTGTGCCTGCTGTACAATGCTGATGCGATGATCATTCGCACAGCCTGGGTATATTCGGAACATGGTAACAACTTCGTGAAAACCATGTTGCGCCTGATGAAAGAGCGCCCGGCCATCAATGTGGTGAGCGACCAGGTGGGTGCGCCCACCTACGCGGAAGACCTGGCGAAGGCGATGCTGGAGATCGTGAGCCGTGGGTCGGGGGGCGGGAGTCAGGAGTCAGGGGCCACGACGCAAGGCTCTGTACCTGGAACTCAGAACACACAACTTCAATGGACTCCTGGTATTTATCATTACAGCAACCAGGGTCGCATTAGCTGGTATGATTTTGCGGTGGCAATCAAAGAGCTCACCGGCAGTGCCTGCTCCGTGAATCCAATTCCTACTGTCCAATATCCTACGCCTGCCAAAAGGCCTTCTTTTTCATTGTTGGATACGCATAAAATACAAACTACCTATCAATTGGCGATCCCGGCATGGAAGGACAGCCTGCAGCGTTGCCTGCAACGCTTGCAATAG
- a CDS encoding UDP-glucuronic acid decarboxylase family protein codes for MARKRVLITGAAGFLGSHLSDRFIKEGFHVIGMDNLITGDLKNIEHLFKLEQFEFYNHDVSTFIHVPGNLDYILHFASPASPIDYLKIPIQTLKVGSLGTHNCLGLARAKGARILVASTSEIYGDPMVHPQNEEYWGNVNPVGPRGVYDEAKRFQEAMTMAYHTFHGLETRIIRIFNTYGPRMRLNDGRALPAFIGQALRGEDLTVFGDGSQTRSFCYVDDLVEGIYRLLMSDYHQPVNVGNPDEISLKEFAEEIIALTGTKQEIVYKPLPVDDPKQRKPDITRAKEILGWTPKVGRKEGLKITYEYFKSLKPEEWFKQPKEFVSR; via the coding sequence ATGGCAAGAAAGAGAGTACTTATTACCGGAGCAGCCGGATTCCTGGGTTCACATTTAAGTGACCGTTTCATCAAAGAAGGTTTCCATGTTATTGGCATGGACAACCTGATCACCGGCGACCTGAAGAATATTGAGCATTTATTCAAACTGGAACAGTTTGAGTTCTATAACCACGACGTATCTACCTTTATTCATGTGCCGGGCAACCTGGATTATATCCTGCACTTCGCTTCACCGGCCAGTCCGATCGATTACCTGAAAATACCTATTCAAACACTGAAAGTGGGTTCTTTGGGTACGCACAACTGTCTGGGACTGGCAAGGGCCAAAGGCGCCAGGATACTGGTAGCCTCCACTTCCGAGATCTATGGTGATCCGATGGTGCACCCACAAAATGAAGAATACTGGGGTAATGTAAACCCTGTAGGCCCCCGTGGTGTATATGATGAAGCCAAGCGCTTCCAGGAAGCGATGACCATGGCTTACCATACCTTCCATGGTCTGGAAACACGTATCATCCGCATCTTTAATACCTATGGCCCGCGCATGCGCCTCAACGACGGCCGTGCTTTGCCAGCCTTTATTGGCCAGGCTTTGCGTGGAGAAGACCTCACTGTATTTGGTGATGGTTCTCAAACAAGAAGCTTCTGTTATGTAGACGACCTGGTAGAAGGCATTTACCGCTTGTTGATGAGCGATTATCACCAACCCGTCAATGTAGGTAACCCCGATGAGATCTCCCTCAAAGAATTTGCTGAAGAGATCATTGCTCTTACCGGCACCAAACAGGAGATCGTATATAAACCCTTGCCTGTAGACGACCCCAAACAACGTAAACCGGATATTACCCGTGCTAAAGAAATACTGGGCTGGACACCGAAAGTAGGCCGGAAAGAAGGTTTGAAGATCACTTACGAGTACTTCAAGTCCCTGAAGCCGGAGGAATGGTTCAAACAGCCGAAAGAATTTGTCAGCCGGTAA